DNA from Arthrobacter sp. FW305-BF8:
CGACCTGCGTAATATCCACGCCGCACACCTCGCAGCGCGTGGCCCAGCCCAGGCGGATCCGGTGCAGGCTGCGCCCCAGCGGTGCGGCATTGATGGCGTTGCCCGTCCAGTAGATGCCCACAGTGGGTGTGCCCAGGGCCTGGGCCAGGTGGCGGGGTCCGCTGTCGTTGGCCAGCACGACGTCGCTGCCCGCGAGCAGTGCCGCGAGCTCGCCCAGGCTGAGCTTGCCGGCGAGTGACTCTACGGCCGGTCGGGCAGCGTCGGACCGGTCTGTGGGGGCATCTTCGACGGCGAGTTCCACCACCGTTTCGGCCAGTTCCTTTTCACTGCTGTCGCCGACCACAAGAACCCGGAAGCCGTCGTCGGCGGCCTTCCGCGCCACCGCGGCGAAGCGTTCGGCGGGCCAGCGCCGTCGCGGATCCGTCGCGCCCGGATGGATCACGAGTGTCGGGTGGTCTCCGGGCCCGCCGTTCCCCAAGGGCAGGTCCTGCTCGAGTTGCTGGCCAAATTCCGGCAGCGCCTGGAGTCTGGCTTCGAGCTCGCGGGGAGGGGCACCGGCAAATCCTGCCACCTCGAGGGCCCGGAGCGGTTCGTGCTGGTAATACAGGTACGGCACGGTACGCTCCAGCGGCTCCGCATCCGGGGTCCTGGTGCCCACGGTGTGCCGGGCTCCGAGCCGGAGCAGGAAGGGATTTGAGTAGCGCCCGCCGCCGTGCAGCTGGACGGCGAGGTCGAAGTTCCTGGCGCGCATTTCGGTGAAGAACTTTTCCAGTTCGTCGTCGTCCTCCGGCCCTGGACGGACACCTTCGGAAAAAGGCAGGATCACGGTCTCATCCGCCGGTCCCATGGTCTGGGACAGCAGCTCAGCATGAATTGGCGTGCCCAGCAGGGTGACGCTGGCGTCCGGATAAGCGGCCTTTAGGGCAGCCACCGCGGGAAGGGCAAACATCAGGTCACCCAGCCCGCCGCCACGGAGAACGGCGATGCGGGAGACACCGCTGAAGGCTTCCAAAACCGGGCCGATTCCTTGGCCCGTGATGCGCGCTCCGCCGAAGTCGGCGTTGATGAGTTCCATGGTGTCAGCCCTCTCGGCTCCGTCGTTGAGGTCGGGATGCATTCAGGTCAGGATGGGTTATGTGGAGCCACCCTACGGTGCATCGGCACCGTATTGCCAGCTCGGGATACCCTGCCCGCCACCGCGCCGGGACCCGGCCCGCCATCTCTGGAAACTCCTGCCGCAGCCGGGTGTAAACCTTTCGACGCCGGGGTACGGTCACCTCAGAGAGGGCAGGAATCGACGCCCGGCAGGCACAGGCCAACCCAGTGAGGAGCCACATGCAATCGACCATCACCAGCAAGCTGGCCAATGCGGAAGACATGCTCATCATCCTCAACCCGCGAACAGGGGAAACCGTCGGCAGCCTTTCCGTCGC
Protein-coding regions in this window:
- a CDS encoding glycosyltransferase family 9 protein, which produces MELINADFGGARITGQGIGPVLEAFSGVSRIAVLRGGGLGDLMFALPAVAALKAAYPDASVTLLGTPIHAELLSQTMGPADETVILPFSEGVRPGPEDDDELEKFFTEMRARNFDLAVQLHGGGRYSNPFLLRLGARHTVGTRTPDAEPLERTVPYLYYQHEPLRALEVAGFAGAPPRELEARLQALPEFGQQLEQDLPLGNGGPGDHPTLVIHPGATDPRRRWPAERFAAVARKAADDGFRVLVVGDSSEKELAETVVELAVEDAPTDRSDAARPAVESLAGKLSLGELAALLAGSDVVLANDSGPRHLAQALGTPTVGIYWTGNAINAAPLGRSLHRIRLGWATRCEVCGVDITQVGWTAPRCPHDESTVKAVEPAEVYEDVLQLTATSPLLRGR